One part of the Brevundimonas sp. NIBR11 genome encodes these proteins:
- a CDS encoding DUF2141 domain-containing protein, giving the protein MIRTALIAAAAFLFAAPAFAADDASVALTFDTAAASGKVMVALYDQATYGGGQPVRVAMVDVAAGEHSVTFEGLPAGEYGVKAFHDLNGNGRMDTNPFGMPVEPYAFSNNAVGNMGPAGWDRAKFTVDGATAQTISIR; this is encoded by the coding sequence ATGATCCGCACCGCCCTGATCGCCGCCGCCGCCTTCCTGTTCGCCGCTCCGGCTTTCGCCGCCGATGACGCCAGCGTCGCCCTGACCTTTGACACCGCCGCCGCATCCGGCAAGGTCATGGTGGCCCTTTACGATCAGGCGACCTACGGCGGCGGCCAGCCGGTTCGCGTCGCCATGGTCGATGTCGCGGCCGGAGAGCACAGCGTCACCTTCGAGGGCCTGCCCGCCGGCGAGTACGGGGTGAAGGCCTTCCACGACCTGAACGGCAACGGCCGCATGGACACCAACCCCTTCGGCATGCCGGTGGAGCCCTATGCCTTCTCCAACAACGCCGTCGGCAACATGGGCCCGGCCGGGTGGGACCGCGCGAAGTTCACGGTCGATGGCGCTACCGCCCAGACGATCAGCATCCGCTGA
- a CDS encoding DUF1801 domain-containing protein: protein MNDLAATQEIDAKLAGLGDWRGATLSHLRGLIHAAVPDVVETVKWKKITNPLGVPVWERQGILCTGEVYKGYVKLTFARGAALADPTGLFNAGFGGRTRRAIDLKEGERIDEAAFKALMREAVAANAAKAKA, encoded by the coding sequence ATGAACGACCTCGCCGCCACACAAGAAATCGACGCCAAGTTGGCGGGGCTGGGTGACTGGCGCGGCGCGACCCTGTCGCATCTCCGGGGTCTGATTCATGCGGCCGTTCCCGACGTCGTCGAGACGGTGAAGTGGAAGAAGATCACGAACCCGCTGGGCGTCCCGGTGTGGGAGCGCCAAGGCATCCTCTGCACCGGCGAGGTCTACAAGGGCTACGTCAAACTGACCTTTGCGCGCGGCGCTGCCCTGGCCGATCCGACCGGCCTGTTCAACGCGGGCTTCGGCGGCCGCACGCGACGGGCCATCGACCTCAAGGAGGGCGAGCGTATCGACGAGGCCGCGTTCAAGGCCCTGATGCGCGAGGCGGTCGCCGCCAACGCCGCGAAGGCGAAAGCCTAG